The DNA window ttagaataattaaacatcgtaaaaaataatgtaatataaaatttcacgaTAAactatgaataatttaaagctttaaaaaattacatttaattatatgtatataataattataatgtacatttgtaaagaaaaagctttttgttttatcatgaaaaatttttatacatttttaaaaaaacaaaaaataaaaacaataaaattgtggtaaaaaaaatagaaaaaagtaaagcgcttaataacacataaaaaatatataatataacagaataaaatataaagcataaatcattaatttaaaaaatatgtagattGATAGATTTTTGTTTGTACACAGGTATTGCAATATAATGTCccaaaaggaaagaaaaatcgtggattatcattaatttatgcCTATAAGTTGTTGGTACCTAATGATAAACTTACACAAGATAACCTTTATTTAATACGGATTTTAGCATGGTGTATGGAACTGGTACATAACTTCTTTtcctttgtatatatatgcgatactttcataatttgtaaatttcacataattttatgtcatAAATCTAACGTACAGAAAATACTATAGAAGTAAATCTTCTAAAGgcataagatttaaaatttaacataaatatattgatataagtATGgggaaatatttatattattaaacaattacaattactatagattaaaaaatagtcattatacattgcaatattgagatatttaatgttatacaGAATATAACTGCTTGGCTCATGACAGATGATATCATGGATCGATCGCTATTTCGTCGTAATCAACTATGTTGGTATCGGTGCAATGACCTAGGTCTAATGGCTATCACAGATTGTAGGCTTGTATAtgctataatatattatataattcaaaaatacttcaagaaaaaagaatgctacattaatttattagaattatttcacGATgtgagtaaaaatattttttcccttataaatgtaaatatatatcagctcattttttttcctttctgaataataattaaaaatatttcaacagaTCTACTTAAAAACAACAGTGGGCCAAAATGTAGATTTGTTCTCTACCAATTTCGGCAAAAAGGCAAATCTAGACTTATTTACAATTGATCGATATAATTCTCTTGTTATACACAAAACAGcatatgtaacatatattttgccAATAAACGCAGCAATGCATTTAGTAAGTATACTAAAAAAAGtctagtaataataattaattttggatgataattattaagctttgataaaataattttaatgttccgTTAATACatccaaatatttaataatttttagtaactGTTTCGTAAGCGTttggttattattaatataatttatttagtaaatattgcTAAATATTCAATTCTATTAATGGAacatttaattagaattacgttatcaataatgattattatcaaactctttatcagtattttaattttttatatacaaaaaaactgttttattttaatgataatatattatttgaaatattacttgttgCAGGCTGGAATAAAAGATCCAGAgatgtttaaacaaataaaacctattttgttaaaaattggaTATTTATTCCAAGTTCAAGATGATTATTTAGCTTGCTTTGGAAATCCCGAGGCTTGTGGCAAAGATAATACTGATATAGAAGAGGGAAAATGTACGTGGCTAGTTGTTACAGCTCTTCAACGAGCCACTCCGGAACAGCGTAAAATTATAGAAGTAAGTATTGTTTATTAGACGTATTATTTCATCAAACGATGTTATATTAATCcttctccttttttctttccttattGCGCAGGAATGTTATGGACGTTCCGATCCGGAAAAAGTAAGACGCGTGATACAGCTCTTCACTGATCTCGGTTTGCCAGACGCGTATTCTATACACGAAAAAGAGACGTACAATCTATTAATTGCTAAGATACAACAAATACCGTATGAAgctttacaaaatattctcCAAAATTCATTACAAAGaacttataaaagaatatcgtaagaacattaacaaaacaaaCGCATATTATGAAGATATCTGTTTATTCTTCTTTAACGCGTCTATAATAGTAAGagaattattactaaaaatataataatacgaaTTTTATGGACAAGATGATATTACATTTCAgttaaaatgtcataaatgtaacaaaattttttaactttctaaaacattttgtaaagatCTTTTTATTGAAGTCCTAATTGAATATCACGTTGGCATAAAAATTGGTACTATTAAATTactatagtaataaaaaaattggtagtattatattactatagtAATTGTCTTTTAGTATACAAAGTTCTATATTTtgcaaagttattattttttaatctttaaccttataataaaattttatattttatactacaatttttataaaaactattaaaatatacaaaaatatcaaatcgATTTGTTACGATAACGATACAATTTAAAGAACAAGGTTTTGCAAGAAACAAgtttaaatgtttcaaataattaaaactttaaattataaaattatgaaaatgtcATCTTTAAAAGCGATTTTGTAACatctaactttttaaaaaaaggtataaaacaGCGCCAAGTATACACGCGCATAAAACACCTTCAAAAATCTACTACTTTTGGTCTTAAACGTAACTTTTTGAACCAgaataatatcacaatattaaattgatattcaaaattattaatattaattaataaaatagatgcTAACAAGCatctattatacatttttttcccttccttgaaatactgtaaaaaaaattattataaaaagtaccTCAagcgtaatttaaatttaattctttctacGTTCCGTGCAAGCGTTTTTAGCCAAATCGATCGCCAAGAGGCATATGATACCATTTGAATCATAGGAAGTAGTCACATAGAAAGACAATGCATActctgtatttatatattcttaactTTCAGagaacataatattttattataggttaattttaaatttccgaGTAACAAACTGACGTTTTATTtgtcattttgacgtcataaTGACGTTAAAGATGTTGTTTTAAAGTGTAAGATCACGCAAACAAGTATAAATTAGCTATAAATTGCCAACTTTAAAAGTGGCACACGTCGTTTTAAAAAGTCCGAATAGATCTTCGCAagtacgataaaaattaaactaaaaaatttcaatatttacatgACAATAgcttgaattaataaatatataattgttttgatcaTAAAAGGAATACATATGTATTCTCATTCAACATAccgattatatatatatatagcgaaGAGTACTATTAACTTCAGTAGAATTTATCTTTGTCTACATTTCTGTACATCTCTTGCAAATCAATCTAAATTCCATGTAAAGTATAAAACGGTTAAACatctaaaatgttttaaaaaaagtatcaaaaataaaaattcgacaTAAACACGTTGATTTCatcatttcttattattaaattagccggcttataatttatcacattttaacATTGTAAATTTACTCATAATAACATTTTCCAACTTTTGGTAAAACTTTAAAACGTTGGACAACAAcaattgatttatttcaatatgaCTCAAACGATAGCAAGCAAAGAAGATCTTCAGGAGATGATGGCAGTATGGCCAGACGTTGTTCGTGATATTACAGATATGACTAAGGATTTAAATAATCCAGATATTACTAAATGGGTGGAAAAGGTAagtcattaattaaaatagctaTCTAAAATGTGAAAtgtaaaaagtgataaaaattcGTTCGATAAATTAACTAATCTCTTTCAAAATACATTCCTttagaataattaaacatcgtaaaaaataatgtaatataaaatttcacgaTAAactatgaataatttaaagctttaaaaaattacatttaattatatgtatataataattataatgtacatttgtaaagaaaaagctttttgttttatcatgaaaaatttttatacatttttaaaaaaacaaaaagtaaaaacagtaaaattgtggtttaaaaaaatagaaaagtaaAGTGCTTAATAACacgtaagaaatatataatataacagaataaaatataaaccataaattattaattttaaaaatatgtagattgatacatttttgtttgtacacaggtattgcaatataatgtcccaaaaggaaaaaaaaatcgtggattatcattaatttatgcCTATAAATTGTTGGTACCTAATGATAAACTTACACaagataatctttatttaGTACGGATTTTAGCATGGTGTATAGAACTGGTACATAACTTCTTTTcctttgtatatacatatatccgatactttcataatttgtacatttcacataattttatgccATAAATCTAAcgtatagaaaatattatagaattgaATCTTCTAGgcataagatttaaaatttaacataagtATATTGATATAAGTATGgggaaatatttatattattaaacaattataattactatagattaaaaaatagtcattatacattgcaatattgaaacatttaatGTTATACAGAGTTTAATTGGTGTGCTCATGATAGATGATATCATGGATCGATCGCTATTTCGTCGTAATCAACTATGTTGGTATCGGTGCAATGACCTAGGTCTAATGGCTATCACAGATTGTAGGCTTCcatatactataatatttaatataattcaaaaatacttCAAGGAAAAAGAATGCTACATTAATTTACTAGAATTATTTTACGATGtaagtgaaaatatttttccctcataaatgcaaatatacatatatcagcttatatttttctgtcctttttgaataattgttaaaaatattttaacagatCTATTTTAAAACAGCAATAGGGCAAAATATAGATATGCTCTCTACCAATTTCGG is part of the Monomorium pharaonis isolate MP-MQ-018 chromosome 2, ASM1337386v2, whole genome shotgun sequence genome and encodes:
- the LOC105838924 gene encoding farnesyl pyrophosphate synthase isoform X3, whose translation is MTQTIASKEDLQEMMAVWPDVVRDITDMTKDLNNPDITKWVEKVLQYNVPKGKKNRGLSLIYAYKLLVPNDKLTQDNLYLVRILAWCIELSLIGVLMIDDIMDRSLFRRNQLCWYRCNDLGLMAITDCRLPYTIIFNIIQKYFKEKECYINLLELFYDIYFKTAIGQNIDMLSTNFGKKPNLDLLTIDRYNSLVIYKTAYLTYIFPINAAMHLAGIKDPEMFRQIKPILLKIGHLFQVQDDYLACFGNPEACGKDNTDIEEGKCTWLVVTALQRATPEQRKIIEECYGRSDPEKVRRVIQLFTDLGLPDAYSIYEKETYNLLIAKIQQIPYEALQNILQNSLQRTYKRIS